One Manduca sexta isolate Smith_Timp_Sample1 chromosome 28, JHU_Msex_v1.0, whole genome shotgun sequence DNA window includes the following coding sequences:
- the LOC115442125 gene encoding proteasome subunit beta type-6, whose protein sequence is MATSVINTYTDPCLPEWMNAPHSTGTSIMACEFDGGVVIGADSRTTTGAYIANRVTDKLTRITDHIYCCRSGSAADTQAIADIVTYHLNFHKMELGEPPLVETAAAIFRELCYNYRDSLVAGILVAGWDKKKGAQIYSVPIGGMVQRQAVSIGGSGSSYVYGYVDANFKPKMTKQEAMKFVTDTLTLAILRDGSSGGVVRLGVITEAGVERSVILGDQLPKFYEG, encoded by the exons ATGGCAACATCAGTGATAAACACATACACGGACCCATGCCTTCCTGAGTGGATGAACGCGCCCCACAGCACGGGCACGTCGATCATGGCGTGCGAATTCGACGGCGGAGTGGTGATTGGAGCCGACTCGCGCACCACCACCGGCGCGTACATCGCCAACAGAGTCACCGACAAGCTGACCAGGATCACTGATCATATATACTGCTGTCGGTCCGGATCGGCCGCCGACACTCAGGCTATAGCTGATATTGTTACTTATCATTTGA ATTTCCATAAGATGGAGTTGGGTGAGCCCCCACTAGTAGAGACTGCAGCAGCTATATTCCGTGAACTGTGCTACAACTATCGCGATTCACTTGTAGCAGGTATCCTTGTAGCTGGCTGGGATAAAAAGAAAGGAG CACAAATCTACTCAGTACCCATTGGCGGTATGGTGCAGCGTCAAGCCGTCTCCATTGGGGGATCTGGTTCCTCATATGTCTATGGTTATGTTGACGCTAACTTCAAGCCCAAAATGACCAAGCAAGAAGCCATGAAGTTTGTCACAGACACTCTGACACTAGCCATCCTGCGTGACGGGTCATCTGGTGGTGTGGTGCGTCTAGGAGTCATCACAGAGGCTGGTGTGGAACGTTCTGTCATCCTGGGTGATCAGCTACCTAAATTCTATGAGGGTTga